One Brassica napus cultivar Da-Ae chromosome A1, Da-Ae, whole genome shotgun sequence genomic region harbors:
- the LOC106352938 gene encoding developmentally-regulated G-protein 3: protein MSTIMQKIKEIEDEMARTQKNKATAHHLGLLKAKLAKLRRDLLAPPTKGGGAAAGEGFDVTKSGDSRVGLVGFPSVGKSTLLNKLTGTFSEVASYEFTTLTCIPGVITYRGAKIQLLDLPGIIEGAKDGKGRGRQVISTARTCNCIIIVLDAIKPITHKRLIEKELEGFGIRLNKEPPNLTFRKKDKGGINLTSTVTATHLDLDTVKAICSEYRMHNADITLRYDATADDLIDVIEGSRIYMPCIYAVNKIDQITLEELEILDKLPHYCPISAHLEWNLDGLLDKIWEYLDLTRIYTKPKAMNPDYDDPVILSSKKRTVEDFCIRIHKDMLKQFKYALVWGSSAKHKPQRVGREHELEDEDVVQIVKKI, encoded by the exons ATGTCGACTATTATGCAGAAGATCAAAGAAATCGAAGATGAg ATGGCTAGGACTCAGAAGAACAAAGCCACCGCTCATCATCTGGGTTTGTTGAAG GCCAAACTTGCCAAGCTAAGAAGAGACCTTCTTGCACCACCTACTAAAGGTGGTGGTGCTGCTGCTGGCGAAGGTTTTGATGTCACCAAAAGTGGAGATTCTAGAGTTGGACTTGTTGGTTTTCCTTCCGTTGGAAAATCCACGCTCTTGAATAAGCTCACTGGAACGTTTTCCGAG gttgcTTCTTATGAGTTCACAACTTTGACATGCATTCCCGGTGTTATTACATACCGTGGAGCTAAAATTCAG TTATTGGATCTTCCTGGTATTATTGAGGGTGCTAAAGACGGAAAAGGTAGAGGACGACAG GTTATAAGTACTGCTAGGACTTGCAACTGCATCATAATTGTTCTTGATGCCATAAAGCCAATAACTCACAAGCGTCTCATTGAAAAGGAGCTTGAAGGATTCGGAATCAG GTTGAACAAGGAGCCACCTAATCTGACATTCAGGAAAAAAGACAAAGGTGGTATCAATCTAACGTCTACAGTCACTGCGACCCACCTTGACCTCGACACTGTCAAGGCGATTTGCAGTGAATACAGGATGCACAACGCTGACATCACTCTGCGCTACGATGCAACCGCTGATGACCTCATCGATGTTATCGAGGGCAGTCGGATCTACATGCCCTGTATCTATGCCGTCAACAAGATCGATCAAATCACTCTCGAGGAACTTGAGATTTTGGACAAACTTCCTCATTACTGTCCTATCAG TGCGCATCTGGAGTGGAATCTTGATGGTCTGCTCGATAAGATATGGGAGTACTTGGATCTAACTCGAATCTACACCAAACCAAAGGCAATGAATCCGGATTATGATGACCCTGTCATCTTATCTTCCAAGAAGAGAACAGTTGAGGACTTCTGCATCCGGATTCACAAAGACATGCTTAAGCAATTCAAGTA CGCTTTAGTATGGGGTTCGAGTGCAAAGCATAAGCCACAAAGAGTTGGAAGG GAACACGAGCTCGAGGATGAGGATGTTGTTCAGATCGTTAAAAAGATATGA